The sequence GATCGCGAGAGGGCCCGAGCGTCCATGTCGATGGAAACGACCAGGCCCGGCAGCGATCCGCCGTCCGGCCGGAACCAGGCCGACGCCTGGTCCTAGGCTCAGCCCCTCGCGGTCAGTTCCCCGAACCGGCGCACGGTCTCCTCGAGAAAGTCCAGCGCCTCGTTCACTGGAGCCGGGGTCTCCAGATCGACTCCCGCGTCGCGGAGGATGTCGAGCGGCCTCTTCGAAGAACCTGCCGAGAGGAAGCCGAGATACGCCTCCAGTGCGCCCGGCCGCCCCTCGAGTATCCGCCGGGACAGGGCCACGGCCGAGGAGAGGCCGGTGGCGTACTTGTAGACGTAGAAGTCGTAGTAGAAGTGCGGTATCCTGGCCCATTCCGCCTCGATCAGGGCGTCGTCGCCGGAAGTGTTCAGGGCTTCGCCGTGGTAGAGGCGGACCAGTTCGAGGTATCTCGAGTTCAGGAACTCGGGTGTGAGCGCTCCGCCCTCCTCGACCTCCCTGTGGATCAGCCACTCGAACTCGGCGAACATGGTCTGCCTGAAGACCGTGGTCCTGAAGTCGTTGACGAGCCTGTCCAGCAGGAAGGCCTTCATCCCGTCGTCGTCGGTCTTCTTCATCAGCATGTCCGCGAGGAGCATCTCGTTCGTCGTGGATGCGACCTCCGCCACGAGGATCCGGTAGTCGGAGGAATGGTAGGGCTGGTGCCTCCATGACAGGAGGCTGTGCATCGAGTGCCCGGCCTCGTGGGCGAGCGTGAACACCGAGTCGAGCGTGCCGCTGAAGTTGTGGAGGATGTACGGCATGGAGTCGGCGCATCCCGTCGAGTAGGCGCCGGAGCGCTTGCCGACGTTCTCGTACCTGTCCACCCAGCCGCTCCTGAATCCCTCCGACAGGTCGGCGACATACCTCCCGCCCAGGGGGCGGACCGCCTCCAGGGTCATCTCCACGGCCTCGTCATAGCTGTACTTGCGCGGAGAGTACTCGACCGCGGGCAGGTAGAGGTCGCAGGGGGACATCGTGCCGAGGCCGAGGGCGGCCTTCTTCGCGGCGTAGTAGCCGTGCATCACGGGCAGCCTGCCGTGGACTGCTGCGATGAGGG comes from Candidatus Fermentibacter sp. and encodes:
- the pepF gene encoding oligoendopeptidase F translates to MSGQPPRRDQVAAGDRWSVEAVFRSDEEWEMAFRATEGYGRVFAAWAGRLGESPETLAHAVSEMLAQRRVLEKLGLYASMRQDEDLSNALHSSMDDRCTARRNEVATAHSFFMPELLSIDPAVMSEWLRTPALEGYSSWLGEMLRYRPHTLSEPEEKLLAMSGDALQGFHAGFGKLSNVDMPARLPEITDAEGRPTRLTNSNLVPLMEERDPKVRRAAFDGYYRELSGNLNTSAALLNGQVKSHIFMARARRHASALEASLFDDLVGTGVYEALIAAVHGRLPVMHGYYAAKKAALGLGTMSPCDLYLPAVEYSPRKYSYDEAVEMTLEAVRPLGGRYVADLSEGFRSGWVDRYENVGKRSGAYSTGCADSMPYILHNFSGTLDSVFTLAHEAGHSMHSLLSWRHQPYHSSDYRILVAEVASTTNEMLLADMLMKKTDDDGMKAFLLDRLVNDFRTTVFRQTMFAEFEWLIHREVEEGGALTPEFLNSRYLELVRLYHGEALNTSGDDALIEAEWARIPHFYYDFYVYKYATGLSSAVALSRRILEGRPGALEAYLGFLSAGSSKRPLDILRDAGVDLETPAPVNEALDFLEETVRRFGELTARG